A genome region from Sphingobium sp. CR2-8 includes the following:
- a CDS encoding aminotransferase: MTDTPALGHPVYRDMPTTIFEHMSARARETGAINLGQGFPEGPGPRDVLQAAADALLGQSSQYPPMPGLMELRTAVADHYARHQQLDLTPQEVIVTSGATEALSASLLALVRPGDEVLMLAPLYDAYLPLVERAGGVPRVVTLTPPDWRVTRDALESAITPRTRILLMNNPVNPTGIVLRDDELALLAKLCVAHDIIAICDEVWEQTVYDDRPHRPLIGFPGMRDRTVKIGSAGKIFSVTGWKVGWMCAAPPIATLLARAHQFLTFTTPPNLQWAVAKGLGYPDAWFADQRAAYQASRDRLAAGLAAAGYAVQPSAATWFLLIDLPASGIALDDVTFCERIIEEVGVAAIPISAFYPAAPVTHLVRLCFSKSDATLDRAIARLAAFRQTEVAASADPG, encoded by the coding sequence ATGACCGACACCCCCGCCCTGGGCCACCCCGTCTATCGGGACATGCCCACGACCATCTTCGAACATATGTCCGCTCGCGCACGGGAAACCGGCGCGATCAATCTGGGGCAGGGATTTCCCGAAGGCCCCGGTCCCCGCGACGTGCTCCAGGCGGCGGCCGACGCCCTGCTCGGCCAGTCCAGCCAATATCCGCCGATGCCCGGCCTGATGGAATTGCGCACGGCGGTGGCCGATCATTATGCCCGCCACCAGCAACTCGATCTCACACCGCAGGAGGTCATCGTCACCTCCGGCGCGACCGAGGCGCTGTCCGCCAGCCTGCTCGCGCTGGTCCGGCCCGGCGACGAAGTGCTGATGCTCGCTCCGCTCTACGACGCCTATCTACCGCTGGTGGAGCGCGCGGGCGGCGTGCCGAGGGTGGTGACGCTGACTCCGCCCGACTGGCGCGTGACCCGCGACGCGCTGGAGTCGGCGATCACGCCCCGCACCCGCATCCTGCTGATGAACAATCCGGTGAACCCCACCGGCATCGTCCTGCGCGACGACGAACTCGCCCTGCTCGCCAAACTGTGCGTCGCCCATGACATCATCGCCATCTGCGATGAGGTGTGGGAACAGACCGTCTATGACGACCGCCCGCACCGGCCGCTGATCGGCTTTCCGGGCATGCGCGACCGCACGGTCAAGATCGGCTCGGCGGGCAAGATCTTCTCCGTCACCGGCTGGAAGGTCGGCTGGATGTGCGCCGCCCCGCCCATCGCCACGCTGCTCGCCCGCGCGCATCAGTTCCTGACCTTCACCACCCCGCCCAACCTGCAATGGGCCGTGGCGAAAGGGCTTGGCTATCCCGACGCCTGGTTCGCCGACCAGCGCGCCGCCTATCAGGCCTCGCGCGATCGTCTGGCAGCGGGCCTGGCCGCTGCGGGCTACGCCGTCCAGCCAAGCGCGGCGACCTGGTTCCTCCTGATCGACCTGCCCGCCTCGGGCATCGCACTTGACGACGTCACGTTCTGCGAGCGGATCATCGAGGAAGTCGGCGTCGCGGCAATCCCGATATCGGCCTTCTACCCTGCGGCACCCGTCACGCATCTGGTGCGCCTCTGCTTCTCCAAGAGCGACGCGACATTGGACCGGGCGATCGCGCGGCTCGCCGCCTTTCGGCAAACAGAGGTTGCCGCCTCCGCCGACCCCGGCTAA
- the rmuC gene encoding DNA recombination protein RmuC, whose amino-acid sequence MDSLAALFLLVALLIGLAVGWLLKGKTLGPLMAERADLAARLDTAAAQRNGALAELAVEKERVANAATQIARLEAAQIAADHRLEAAQASAAQRLDTIQAEREAALRDLASLRSDTQARTQAFEQQIAALKDAKEQLSAQFSEIGGKLLESAQTQFLTRADQRFAQASEKSEAQLKTLLNPVETTLKRYEEGLARVEKDRVGSYAELREAVQQVHLGQGQVREETAKLVNALRAAPKTRGRWGEQQFKNLIETAGLSPFVDFQEEVSVAVEDGRMRPDFIINLPGDQQMVVDVKCSLVAYLNAVDQVDPALRDAHMLDHARAMRTHADALGRKAYWEQFTKAPDFVIMYVPGDNFVTAALEADMDLWERAAKNRVIICGPATFLPLARTLAGHWRQAKMQEQAQQVGQLGKELYERLAVAATHLKRLGSGLNSAVSNYNSFIGSFETRVLSTGRKFRDLDIETGGKEIDSVEPLDVLAREAQTDEARALPAAE is encoded by the coding sequence ATGGACAGCCTGGCCGCTCTTTTCCTTCTCGTCGCGCTGTTGATCGGCCTAGCCGTCGGCTGGCTGCTCAAGGGCAAGACGCTCGGCCCCCTGATGGCAGAAAGGGCGGACCTGGCGGCGCGGCTGGACACCGCCGCCGCGCAACGCAACGGCGCGCTCGCTGAACTGGCGGTGGAAAAGGAGCGGGTCGCCAACGCCGCGACCCAGATCGCCCGGCTCGAAGCCGCGCAGATCGCCGCCGACCATCGGCTGGAGGCCGCGCAGGCCAGCGCGGCGCAACGCCTCGACACGATCCAGGCCGAACGCGAAGCCGCCCTGCGCGACCTCGCATCGCTCCGGTCCGACACGCAGGCGCGCACCCAGGCCTTCGAACAGCAGATCGCCGCGCTCAAGGACGCCAAGGAACAACTGTCCGCCCAGTTCAGCGAGATCGGCGGCAAGCTGCTCGAATCGGCCCAGACCCAGTTCCTCACCCGCGCCGACCAGCGTTTCGCCCAGGCCAGCGAAAAGAGCGAAGCGCAACTCAAGACCCTGCTCAATCCGGTCGAGACCACGCTCAAACGCTATGAGGAAGGGCTGGCCCGCGTCGAAAAGGACCGCGTCGGCAGCTATGCCGAATTGCGCGAAGCGGTGCAGCAGGTTCATCTGGGTCAGGGCCAGGTGCGCGAGGAAACCGCCAAGCTGGTCAACGCGCTGCGCGCCGCGCCCAAGACGCGCGGTCGCTGGGGCGAACAGCAGTTTAAGAATCTGATCGAAACCGCCGGCCTCTCCCCCTTCGTCGATTTTCAGGAGGAGGTTTCGGTCGCGGTCGAAGACGGCCGGATGCGCCCCGACTTCATCATCAACCTGCCGGGCGACCAGCAGATGGTGGTCGATGTCAAATGCTCGCTCGTCGCCTATCTGAACGCGGTCGATCAGGTCGATCCGGCTCTGCGCGACGCCCATATGCTCGACCATGCCCGCGCGATGCGCACCCATGCCGATGCCCTGGGGCGCAAGGCCTATTGGGAACAATTCACCAAAGCCCCCGACTTTGTCATCATGTATGTGCCCGGCGACAATTTCGTCACCGCCGCGCTGGAAGCGGACATGGACCTGTGGGAACGCGCGGCCAAGAACCGCGTCATTATCTGCGGCCCCGCCACCTTCCTGCCGCTCGCCCGTACGCTCGCGGGCCATTGGCGACAGGCCAAGATGCAGGAACAGGCGCAGCAGGTCGGCCAGCTTGGCAAGGAACTCTACGAACGGCTGGCCGTCGCCGCGACCCATTTGAAGCGCCTCGGCTCCGGCCTCAACAGCGCGGTGTCCAACTATAACAGCTTCATCGGCAGCTTCGAAACCCGTGTCCTGTCCACCGGCCGCAAGTTCCGCGACCTCGACATCGAAACCGGCGGGAAGGAGATCGATAGCGTCGAACCGCTCGACGTCCTCGCCCGCGAAGCCCAGACCGACGAGGCACGGGCGCTGCCGGCGGCGGAGTGA
- a CDS encoding nicotinate-nucleotide adenylyltransferase, translating to MTSIGPRIGLLGGSFNPAHGGHRAISLFAREALDLDEVWWLVSPGNPLKPAKGMAPLPTRLAKARQVARRAPIRATAIERRLGTRYTVDTVRALTRRYPKNRFIWLMGADNLAQFGQWKDWRGIARQMPIAVIARPGYDRSARGSAAMSWLRRFVRSARQSADWTNWRRPALVLLRFRPDPRSATLLRQADPLWHREYEATCVRDPLTRRLVI from the coding sequence ATGACATCAATCGGCCCTCGCATCGGCCTGCTCGGCGGCTCCTTCAATCCGGCGCATGGCGGCCATCGCGCCATATCCCTCTTCGCCAGGGAAGCACTCGACCTGGACGAAGTCTGGTGGCTGGTGTCGCCCGGCAATCCCTTGAAGCCTGCCAAGGGCATGGCGCCGCTCCCCACGCGCCTCGCCAAGGCACGGCAGGTCGCCCGCCGCGCGCCGATTCGCGCGACCGCGATCGAGCGGCGATTGGGCACGCGCTACACCGTCGACACCGTGCGCGCGCTCACCCGGCGCTATCCCAAAAACCGCTTCATCTGGTTGATGGGGGCGGACAATCTGGCGCAATTTGGCCAATGGAAGGACTGGCGCGGGATCGCGCGGCAAATGCCCATTGCCGTGATCGCCCGTCCAGGCTATGATCGAAGCGCTCGTGGCTCTGCGGCCATGAGCTGGCTGCGGCGCTTCGTCCGGTCCGCGCGCCAGAGTGCAGACTGGACGAATTGGAGACGACCGGCGCTCGTGCTATTGCGCTTTCGCCCTGATCCAAGATCGGCAACCCTGCTTCGGCAGGCGGACCCCCTCTGGCATCGCGAATATGAAGCAACGTGCGTGCGCGACCCGCTCACACGTCGGTTGGTCATATGA
- the rsfS gene encoding ribosome silencing factor, producing the protein MIGVCLSNLAPANDTAPGAQSVAALHALVMQSLDDDQAQETISIPLEGKSSIADYMVIASGRSSRQVAAIAQHLAERIKKETGRSARVEGLPVADWVLIDAGDVIVHLFKPEVRSFYNLERMWGFVDAPVAGNA; encoded by the coding sequence ATGATTGGAGTATGTTTGTCTAACCTCGCCCCTGCCAACGATACCGCGCCTGGCGCGCAATCCGTGGCCGCCCTGCACGCCCTCGTCATGCAGTCGCTCGACGACGACCAGGCGCAGGAAACCATCTCGATCCCCCTGGAAGGCAAGAGCAGCATCGCCGATTATATGGTGATCGCCAGCGGCCGTTCGTCGCGCCAGGTCGCGGCGATCGCGCAGCATCTGGCCGAGCGGATCAAGAAGGAAACGGGCCGTTCCGCCCGGGTCGAAGGGCTTCCGGTCGCCGACTGGGTGCTGATCGACGCCGGCGACGTGATCGTCCATCTGTTCAAGCCGGAAGTGCGCAGCTTCTACAATCTGGAACGGATGTGGGGCTTCGTGGACGCGCCGGTCGCGGGCAACGCCTGA
- a CDS encoding 23S rRNA (pseudouridine(1915)-N(3))-methyltransferase RlmH, which yields MLLHIVARGKIGRSPEAELVDRYVKRLTMPHKITEMPDRGGKLPPVAPGTVTVMLDEKGKQLGSMDFARRIEGWRDAGTRECRFLIGAADGFDDADRADADLLIAFGAMTWPHMMARAMLAEQLWRACSILANHPYHREG from the coding sequence ATGCTTCTCCACATCGTCGCGCGCGGCAAGATCGGACGCTCGCCCGAAGCCGAGCTGGTCGACCGCTACGTCAAGCGCCTGACCATGCCGCACAAGATCACCGAAATGCCCGATCGGGGCGGCAAGCTGCCCCCGGTCGCGCCCGGCACCGTTACGGTCATGCTGGACGAAAAGGGCAAGCAGCTCGGCTCGATGGACTTTGCCCGCCGGATCGAGGGTTGGCGCGACGCGGGCACCCGCGAATGCCGCTTCCTCATCGGCGCGGCGGACGGGTTCGATGACGCCGACCGGGCCGACGCGGACCTGCTGATCGCCTTCGGCGCAATGACCTGGCCCCATATGATGGCCCGCGCGATGCTCGCCGAACAATTGTGGCGGGCCTGCTCCATCCTCGCCAATCATCCCTATCACCGCGAAGGCTAG
- a CDS encoding S41 family peptidase encodes MKSTFLQGAVALGALALIPATTAALADGEASSYKALDEFMDVFQKVRSDYVEKVDDEKLIKGAIDGMLASLDPHSSFLDARDFQNLRTQTEGSYGGLGLTVTQEDGAVKVIAPTQDTPAWRAGIKAGDYITHIDGQLIYGGTLDEAVDKMRGAPGSSLKLTLVRAGRDKPIELTLTREIIQLKPVKWEVKNNIGIINIVSFSANTGADVRQAIRSIDKSLGHKPTGYILDLRSNPGGLLDEAVTVSDAFLERGEIVSQRGRAKGDVERYYAKPGDDAKGLPVIVLVDAGSASASEIVAGALQDQHRALVMGERSFGKGSVQTMLPLSNTTALKLTTARYYTPSGRSVQEGGIQPDIRVPQLSDPDYKNRPKFRESDLRRHLINEIKTDDKALEEDTKDDPRFALSAEELKKKGVEDFQLDYALRTISRLASTPAATIAQAQPAARKPGAK; translated from the coding sequence ATGAAATCCACTTTCCTCCAGGGCGCGGTTGCGCTCGGGGCGCTTGCGCTCATCCCCGCCACCACTGCCGCGCTCGCCGACGGGGAAGCATCGAGCTACAAGGCGCTCGATGAATTTATGGACGTGTTCCAGAAGGTCCGCAGCGATTACGTCGAAAAGGTCGACGACGAAAAGCTTATCAAGGGCGCGATCGACGGCATGCTCGCCAGCCTCGATCCCCACAGCAGCTTCCTCGATGCGCGCGATTTCCAGAATCTGCGCACCCAGACGGAGGGCAGCTATGGCGGCCTCGGCCTTACCGTCACGCAGGAAGATGGCGCGGTCAAGGTGATCGCCCCCACGCAGGATACCCCGGCCTGGCGCGCGGGGATCAAGGCGGGCGACTATATCACCCATATTGACGGCCAGTTGATCTATGGCGGCACGCTGGACGAGGCGGTGGACAAGATGCGCGGTGCGCCGGGCTCCTCGCTCAAGCTGACCCTCGTGCGCGCGGGCCGCGACAAGCCGATCGAACTCACCCTCACGCGCGAGATCATCCAGCTCAAGCCCGTCAAATGGGAAGTGAAGAATAATATCGGCATCATCAACATCGTCAGCTTCTCGGCCAATACCGGGGCCGACGTGCGCCAGGCGATCCGCAGCATCGACAAGAGTCTGGGCCACAAGCCCACCGGCTATATCCTCGACCTGCGCTCCAACCCCGGCGGCCTGCTGGACGAAGCCGTGACCGTCAGCGACGCCTTCCTAGAGCGCGGCGAAATCGTGTCGCAGCGCGGCCGGGCGAAGGGCGACGTCGAACGCTATTATGCCAAGCCGGGCGACGACGCGAAGGGTCTGCCGGTGATCGTACTGGTCGACGCGGGCTCGGCTTCGGCATCGGAAATCGTCGCGGGCGCGCTGCAGGACCAGCATCGCGCGCTGGTGATGGGCGAACGCAGCTTCGGCAAGGGCAGCGTCCAGACCATGTTGCCGCTGTCCAACACCACCGCGCTCAAGCTTACGACCGCGCGCTACTACACACCCTCGGGCCGCAGCGTGCAGGAAGGCGGCATCCAGCCCGACATCCGCGTGCCGCAGCTGTCCGACCCCGATTACAAAAATCGCCCCAAATTCCGCGAAAGCGACCTGCGCCGTCACCTGATCAACGAGATCAAGACCGACGACAAGGCGCTGGAAGAGGATACGAAGGACGATCCGCGCTTCGCCCTGTCGGCCGAGGAGCTCAAGAAGAAGGGCGTCGAGGATTTCCAGCTCGACTATGCGCTCAGGACGATATCGCGCCTGGCGAGCACGCCCGCCGCGACCATCGCCCAGGCGCAGCCGGCAGCCCGAAAGCCGGGCGCGAAATAA
- a CDS encoding disulfide bond formation protein B, translated as MNSLSPSLAKARLLALLTPMLLLGGAYISQYVGGLHPCEMCWWQRYPHMVAIPLALIAYAVRGRACVSGLFTGFAGIGVGISGLIGLFHAGVEYGWWEGLTTCSTSPSGGSGADLLNQIMATPLIRCDVAPWNLLGISLAGYNGLLSSAAALAILALLLKARKA; from the coding sequence ATGAACAGCCTGTCCCCGTCCCTCGCCAAGGCCCGCCTGCTGGCGCTGCTGACCCCTATGCTGTTGCTGGGTGGCGCTTACATATCGCAATATGTGGGCGGCCTGCATCCATGCGAAATGTGCTGGTGGCAACGCTATCCGCACATGGTGGCGATCCCGCTGGCGCTGATCGCCTATGCGGTGCGGGGCCGCGCCTGCGTCAGCGGCCTCTTCACCGGCTTTGCGGGGATCGGAGTCGGTATCAGCGGCCTCATCGGCCTGTTCCATGCCGGGGTCGAATATGGCTGGTGGGAAGGGCTGACCACCTGTTCCACGTCGCCGTCGGGCGGCAGCGGCGCGGACCTGCTGAACCAGATCATGGCGACCCCCCTCATCCGCTGCGATGTCGCGCCCTGGAACCTCCTGGGCATTTCGCTGGCGGGCTATAACGGCCTCTTGTCCAGCGCCGCCGCGCTCGCCATCTTGGCCCTGCTGCTGAAAGCGAGGAAAGCATGA
- a CDS encoding demethoxyubiquinone hydroxylase family protein — translation MSAPEDFPRPGKRLTNADRASMVRVDQAGEFGAVRIYAGQLAVIGDRHPYGRLIAGMAAQEERHRDAFDAMIARRGVRPTILSPFWNAAGFALGAVTAAMGPKVAMACTAAVETEIDKHYADQLAQLGDDDPELSTAIADFQAEEVEHREAALAHGAQQAPAYPLLSGVIRLGCRAAIALSKRI, via the coding sequence ATGAGCGCGCCTGAGGATTTCCCCCGCCCCGGCAAGAGGCTGACGAACGCCGATCGCGCCTCCATGGTGCGCGTCGATCAGGCGGGCGAGTTCGGCGCGGTGCGTATCTATGCCGGGCAGCTTGCCGTCATCGGCGATCGCCACCCCTATGGCCGCTTGATCGCAGGCATGGCGGCGCAGGAGGAACGACACAGGGACGCGTTCGACGCGATGATCGCCCGGCGCGGTGTGCGCCCCACGATCCTGTCGCCCTTCTGGAACGCCGCCGGTTTCGCGCTGGGCGCCGTCACCGCCGCCATGGGGCCGAAGGTCGCCATGGCCTGCACCGCGGCCGTCGAAACCGAAATCGACAAACATTATGCCGACCAGTTGGCGCAATTGGGCGACGATGATCCGGAACTCTCCACCGCCATTGCGGATTTCCAGGCGGAGGAGGTCGAACATCGCGAAGCCGCCTTGGCCCATGGCGCGCAGCAGGCGCCCGCCTACCCCCTCTTGTCGGGCGTCATCCGTTTGGGATGCCGGGCCGCCATCGCGCTTTCCAAGCGCATCTGA
- a CDS encoding TMEM165/GDT1 family protein, translating into MEALFTSTALVALAEMGDKTQLLAMLLATRFRKPVPIILGIFAATVANHFLAALVGHSIAGVLTQPWFRYAVAASFIAMAAWTLIPDTFDEDAPLKAPSKAGVFVTTLVAFFLVEMGDKTQVATVALGARFDNLIAVTMGTTLGMMIANVPAVLFGEALAKKVPMRALQVGAALLFLGLGLWMLADLQGWLG; encoded by the coding sequence ATGGAAGCTCTCTTCACCTCCACAGCACTGGTCGCGCTCGCCGAAATGGGCGACAAGACGCAATTGCTGGCCATGCTGCTCGCCACCCGCTTTCGCAAGCCGGTTCCGATCATCTTGGGCATTTTCGCGGCCACGGTCGCCAATCATTTCCTCGCCGCGCTGGTCGGCCATTCGATCGCGGGCGTCCTGACCCAGCCCTGGTTCCGCTACGCCGTCGCCGCCTCCTTCATCGCGATGGCCGCATGGACGCTGATCCCCGACACCTTCGATGAAGATGCACCGCTCAAGGCCCCGTCCAAGGCGGGCGTGTTCGTGACCACCCTGGTCGCCTTCTTCTTGGTCGAGATGGGCGACAAGACGCAGGTCGCCACCGTGGCGCTGGGCGCGCGTTTCGACAATCTGATCGCCGTCACCATGGGCACGACGCTCGGCATGATGATCGCCAACGTGCCCGCCGTGCTGTTCGGCGAAGCGCTGGCGAAGAAGGTGCCGATGCGCGCGCTTCAGGTCGGCGCCGCCCTGCTGTTCCTGGGTCTGGGCCTGTGGATGCTGGCCGACCTCCAGGGCTGGCTGGGCTAA